Proteins from one Camelina sativa cultivar DH55 chromosome 8, Cs, whole genome shotgun sequence genomic window:
- the LOC104705977 gene encoding syntaxin-21, translating into MSFQDLEAGSRFQTSNGFIGGRQQQQRPSSRGGDPSREVAAGIFRISTSVSSFARLVNFIGTPKDTLELRDKLKKTRLQITELVKNTSSSLKEASEADHHGAVSSIKKIADAKLAKDFQSVLKEFQKAQRLAAEREITYAPVVTKEIPTSYNAQELDTESLRTSEQQTLLQQSRRQEVVFLDNEITFNEAIIEEREQGIREIQEHIGEVNEIFKDLAVLTQHQGIMIDDISSSIENSHAATTQATVQLRKAAKTQSSNSSLTCLLILIFGIVLLIVIIVVLV; encoded by the exons ATGAGTTTCCAAGATCTCGAAGCTGGTTCTCGATTTCAGACGTCTAATGGTTTTATCGGAGggagacaacaacaacagagacCTTCGTCTCGTGGTGGGGATCCATCTCGGGAGGTCGCCGCTGGGATTTTTAGGATCAGCACTTCTGTTAGTTCCTTCGCTCGCCTCGTTAATTTCATCGGAACGCCTAAAGATACCCTTGAATTGCGCGACAAGCT GAAAAAGACAAGGTTACAGATAACAGAATTGGTGAAAAACACTTCATCTAGCCTTAAGGAAGCTAGCGAAGCCGACCATCATGGAGCAGTTAGT TCAATTAAGAAGATTGCGGATGCTAAACTGGCAAAAGATTTCCAATCAGTTCTTAAAGAGTTTCAGAAAGCTCAGAGACTTGCAGCTGAAAGAGAAATAACATATGCTCCTGTGGTCACTAAAGAAATACCTACCAG TTATAACGCACAGGAACTCGACACCGAATCTTTAAGGACCTCAGAGCAGCAAACTCTTCTTCAACAATCAAGAAG GCAAGAAGTGGTGTTTTTAGATAATGAGATAACATTCAATGAAGCAATTattgaagaaagagagcaaGGAATTAGAGAAATTCAAGAACATATTGGTGAAGTGAATGAAATCTTCAAAGATCTAGCTGTTTTAACTCAGCATCAAGGAATTATGATCG ATGACATCAGCTCTAGCATTGAAAACTCACATGCTGCAACTACACAAGCAACTGTTCAACTTAGAAAAGCAGCTAAAACTCAAAGTTCAAACTCATCTTTG
- the LOC104705980 gene encoding binding partner of ACD11 1 isoform X1, with the protein MAIRSVKVGNLSSGATEHDIKEFFSFSGEVESIDIQSSNEHSAYVTFKDPQGAETAVLLSGASIADQSVVIEMAPNYAPPVAPHAETQASGGGGAESVVQKAEDVVSSMLARGFILGKDAVGKAKAFDEKHGFTSTATAGVASLDQKIGLSQKLTAGTSLVNEKIKAVDQNFQVSERTKSVYAAAEQTVSSAGSAVMKNRYVLTGVSWAAGAFNRVAQAAGEVGQKTKEKVEAEQPSQPSPSQQQLPEGYSPISSDYSKN; encoded by the exons ATGGCG ATAAGGTCAGTCAAAGTTGGAAATCTCTCTTCAGGAGCTACAGAGCATGATATAAAagagtttttctctttttctggTGAAGTTGAAAGCATCGACATCCAAAG CAGTAATGAGCATAGTGCGTATGTCACATTCAAAGATCCTCAAGGAGCAGAGACAGCTGTGCTCTTATCA GGAGCGAGTATTGCCGATCAATCAGTCGTCATTGAAATGGCTCCTAATTACGCTCCACCGGTTGCCCCTCATGCT GAAACACAGGCCAGTGGTGGAGGTGGTGCAGAATCTGTTGTCCAGAAGGCAGAAGATGTTGTGAGCAGCATGTTAGCAAGGGGTTTCATTCTTGGGAAAGATGCAGTTGGCAAAGCAAAAGCTTTTGATGAGAAACATGGTTTCACTTCAACCGCAACCGCAGGAGTTGCTTCACTAGACCAAAAAATCGGTCTTAGCCAAAAACTAACAGCTGGAACAAGCTTGGTGAATGAAAAAATCAAGGCGGTGGACCAAAACTTTCAGGTATCAGAGAGGACCAAGTCTGTGTATGCAGCTGCGGAACAGACTGTGAGCAGCGCAGGAAGTGCTGTGATGAAGAACCGTTACGTGTTAACTGGTGTGAGTTGGGCCGCAGGAGCATTCAACAGAGTGGCTCAAGCAGCTGGAGAGGTTggacaaaagacaaaagagaaggTTGAAGCTGAGCAACCATCACAACCATCACCGTCGCAGCAGCAACTGCCAGAAGGGTATTCTCCGATTTCGTCTGATTACTCAAAGAACTAA
- the LOC104705980 gene encoding binding partner of ACD11 1 isoform X3: MAIRSVKVGNLSSGATEHDIKEFFSFSGEVESIDIQSSNEHSAYVTFKDPQGAETAVLLSGASIADQSVVIEMAPNYAPPETQASGGGGAESVVQKAEDVVSSMLARGFILGKDAVGKAKAFDEKHGFTSTATAGVASLDQKIGLSQKLTAGTSLVNEKIKAVDQNFQVSERTKSVYAAAEQTVSSAGSAVMKNRYVLTGVSWAAGAFNRVAQAAGEVGQKTKEKVEAEQPSQPSPSQQQLPEGYSPISSDYSKN; the protein is encoded by the exons ATGGCG ATAAGGTCAGTCAAAGTTGGAAATCTCTCTTCAGGAGCTACAGAGCATGATATAAAagagtttttctctttttctggTGAAGTTGAAAGCATCGACATCCAAAG CAGTAATGAGCATAGTGCGTATGTCACATTCAAAGATCCTCAAGGAGCAGAGACAGCTGTGCTCTTATCA GGAGCGAGTATTGCCGATCAATCAGTCGTCATTGAAATGGCTCCTAATTACGCTCCACCG GAAACACAGGCCAGTGGTGGAGGTGGTGCAGAATCTGTTGTCCAGAAGGCAGAAGATGTTGTGAGCAGCATGTTAGCAAGGGGTTTCATTCTTGGGAAAGATGCAGTTGGCAAAGCAAAAGCTTTTGATGAGAAACATGGTTTCACTTCAACCGCAACCGCAGGAGTTGCTTCACTAGACCAAAAAATCGGTCTTAGCCAAAAACTAACAGCTGGAACAAGCTTGGTGAATGAAAAAATCAAGGCGGTGGACCAAAACTTTCAGGTATCAGAGAGGACCAAGTCTGTGTATGCAGCTGCGGAACAGACTGTGAGCAGCGCAGGAAGTGCTGTGATGAAGAACCGTTACGTGTTAACTGGTGTGAGTTGGGCCGCAGGAGCATTCAACAGAGTGGCTCAAGCAGCTGGAGAGGTTggacaaaagacaaaagagaaggTTGAAGCTGAGCAACCATCACAACCATCACCGTCGCAGCAGCAACTGCCAGAAGGGTATTCTCCGATTTCGTCTGATTACTCAAAGAACTAA
- the LOC104705980 gene encoding binding partner of ACD11 1 isoform X2, translated as MAIRSVKVGNLSSGATEHDIKEFFSFSGEVESIDIQSNEHSAYVTFKDPQGAETAVLLSGASIADQSVVIEMAPNYAPPVAPHAETQASGGGGAESVVQKAEDVVSSMLARGFILGKDAVGKAKAFDEKHGFTSTATAGVASLDQKIGLSQKLTAGTSLVNEKIKAVDQNFQVSERTKSVYAAAEQTVSSAGSAVMKNRYVLTGVSWAAGAFNRVAQAAGEVGQKTKEKVEAEQPSQPSPSQQQLPEGYSPISSDYSKN; from the exons ATGGCG ATAAGGTCAGTCAAAGTTGGAAATCTCTCTTCAGGAGCTACAGAGCATGATATAAAagagtttttctctttttctggTGAAGTTGAAAGCATCGACATCCAAAG TAATGAGCATAGTGCGTATGTCACATTCAAAGATCCTCAAGGAGCAGAGACAGCTGTGCTCTTATCA GGAGCGAGTATTGCCGATCAATCAGTCGTCATTGAAATGGCTCCTAATTACGCTCCACCGGTTGCCCCTCATGCT GAAACACAGGCCAGTGGTGGAGGTGGTGCAGAATCTGTTGTCCAGAAGGCAGAAGATGTTGTGAGCAGCATGTTAGCAAGGGGTTTCATTCTTGGGAAAGATGCAGTTGGCAAAGCAAAAGCTTTTGATGAGAAACATGGTTTCACTTCAACCGCAACCGCAGGAGTTGCTTCACTAGACCAAAAAATCGGTCTTAGCCAAAAACTAACAGCTGGAACAAGCTTGGTGAATGAAAAAATCAAGGCGGTGGACCAAAACTTTCAGGTATCAGAGAGGACCAAGTCTGTGTATGCAGCTGCGGAACAGACTGTGAGCAGCGCAGGAAGTGCTGTGATGAAGAACCGTTACGTGTTAACTGGTGTGAGTTGGGCCGCAGGAGCATTCAACAGAGTGGCTCAAGCAGCTGGAGAGGTTggacaaaagacaaaagagaaggTTGAAGCTGAGCAACCATCACAACCATCACCGTCGCAGCAGCAACTGCCAGAAGGGTATTCTCCGATTTCGTCTGATTACTCAAAGAACTAA
- the LOC104705980 gene encoding binding partner of ACD11 1 isoform X4 translates to MAIRSVKVGNLSSGATEHDIKEFFSFSGEVESIDIQSNEHSAYVTFKDPQGAETAVLLSGASIADQSVVIEMAPNYAPPETQASGGGGAESVVQKAEDVVSSMLARGFILGKDAVGKAKAFDEKHGFTSTATAGVASLDQKIGLSQKLTAGTSLVNEKIKAVDQNFQVSERTKSVYAAAEQTVSSAGSAVMKNRYVLTGVSWAAGAFNRVAQAAGEVGQKTKEKVEAEQPSQPSPSQQQLPEGYSPISSDYSKN, encoded by the exons ATGGCG ATAAGGTCAGTCAAAGTTGGAAATCTCTCTTCAGGAGCTACAGAGCATGATATAAAagagtttttctctttttctggTGAAGTTGAAAGCATCGACATCCAAAG TAATGAGCATAGTGCGTATGTCACATTCAAAGATCCTCAAGGAGCAGAGACAGCTGTGCTCTTATCA GGAGCGAGTATTGCCGATCAATCAGTCGTCATTGAAATGGCTCCTAATTACGCTCCACCG GAAACACAGGCCAGTGGTGGAGGTGGTGCAGAATCTGTTGTCCAGAAGGCAGAAGATGTTGTGAGCAGCATGTTAGCAAGGGGTTTCATTCTTGGGAAAGATGCAGTTGGCAAAGCAAAAGCTTTTGATGAGAAACATGGTTTCACTTCAACCGCAACCGCAGGAGTTGCTTCACTAGACCAAAAAATCGGTCTTAGCCAAAAACTAACAGCTGGAACAAGCTTGGTGAATGAAAAAATCAAGGCGGTGGACCAAAACTTTCAGGTATCAGAGAGGACCAAGTCTGTGTATGCAGCTGCGGAACAGACTGTGAGCAGCGCAGGAAGTGCTGTGATGAAGAACCGTTACGTGTTAACTGGTGTGAGTTGGGCCGCAGGAGCATTCAACAGAGTGGCTCAAGCAGCTGGAGAGGTTggacaaaagacaaaagagaaggTTGAAGCTGAGCAACCATCACAACCATCACCGTCGCAGCAGCAACTGCCAGAAGGGTATTCTCCGATTTCGTCTGATTACTCAAAGAACTAA